GAGTGCGGATCGTCAAGCAGCGTGTGCCACAACCCGCTTTCATCCTGACAGTTCGCCAGCGCAGCAATCTGCGCATTCAGCACCTGTACCAGATAGCGGCGCACGGCGTTATTTTCTGGCAGGTCCACCAGTTCGAGGAAGTCCGGGATCACAATGGTCAGCCAGCTATTGCCGCGTGCCCAACGGGCACTGGCAAAGTTATGATGCCCGTCGTAATTCCAGCCGTGGAACCACAGGCCAGTCTCCCGGTCCATCAGATTCTGTACGTGCAGCAAAAACTGATAGGTCGCCTCTTCCACATATTCAGGACGCTTAAGCAACTTACCGATTTTCGCCAGTGGCAGCACCGTCATCATCAGGGTGTCATCCCACATTTGCTGATGGTTCTCTTCCGCCAGCGTGATGTGCTGCATACCGCCGTGATCGGTGCGCGGCATCTCATACATCGCCCATTCCGCCCACGCGTCAAGCCACGGCAGATAAGCGGGATTACGCGTCTCCTCGTAGCGATACGCCAGAGTCAAAAATGGTGCCATCGTGTTGACGTTTTTGGTGGTGGTCCCTTCAGCAAAACGGTCAGCAAACCAGTTGTCGATGATGTCGCGTATCGTTTCGTCGCCGGTCTGCTGGTAGTACTGATACATCCCGTACAGCCCAACGCCGTGCGTCCATTCCCATCCTGCCCAGCCTTTGGTGTCTATCACACGTCCGTCGTCAAGGCGCAGCAGAAATTGACCCGTCTCGTCCTTAATGTTCACCAGATTGGTCGTCACCGTCTGAATTAACGCTTTCAGCGCTTCCCGTGAGATAAACCGTTCCGGCTGACGCAGTAACGAGCTATGTTTGACAGGCCAAACCTTCATATCTTTACCCTCTGTGATAAGTCGAATTCCATATCGCAGCCTGCTTCAGTGAAGGAGCCGCGGGTTTATTACGATTCAGGTAACCAATATTGTTGTTACCCCAAAGTGATTCATACGGCAGCCCGGCAAGCATCTCGACGGTGGCGCGTGCCTGTGGGGTAATACT
The sequence above is drawn from the Citrobacter amalonaticus genome and encodes:
- a CDS encoding glycoside hydrolase family 88/105 protein, which translates into the protein MKVWPVKHSSLLRQPERFISREALKALIQTVTTNLVNIKDETGQFLLRLDDGRVIDTKGWAGWEWTHGVGLYGMYQYYQQTGDETIRDIIDNWFADRFAEGTTTKNVNTMAPFLTLAYRYEETRNPAYLPWLDAWAEWAMYEMPRTDHGGMQHITLAEENHQQMWDDTLMMTVLPLAKIGKLLKRPEYVEEATYQFLLHVQNLMDRETGLWFHGWNYDGHHNFASARWARGNSWLTIVIPDFLELVDLPENNAVRRYLVQVLNAQIAALANCQDESGLWHTLLDDPHSYLEASATAGFAYGILKAVRKRYVSADYADVAEKAIRGIVRNISPQGELLQTSFGTGMGHDLDFYRAIPLTSMPYGQAMAMLCLTEYLRKYF